The Microlunatus antarcticus DNA segment CGTGACCGCGCCGACCCTCTCGCCCCTGCCCGACGCCCTGCTGACCCTGCTGCGCGGGACCGCGCCCTGCTTCGTCGCGACAGTGATGCCCGACGGCTCGCCGCAGCTGACCGAGACCTGGGTCGACACCGACGGCGAGCACGTGGTGATCAACACCGTCGAGGGCTTCCAGAAGGTGCGCAACCTGCGCCGCGACCCCCGCGTCTCGCTCAACGTCTGCGACCCGACGGACGTCAGCCGCTACTACGAGGTCCGCGGGCACGTCGTCGACATCACCGCCGAGGGCGGCTGGGAGCACATCGAGCAGCTCTCGCAGCGCTACACCGGCGGTCCGTACCAGAACTACGGCGGCCGCCCGAGCGTCCGCCTGATCGTCACGATTGCCGTCGACAAGGTGCGTTCGCCCTACTGAGCCCGGCCCGCGGGTCGCCCGCAGGCTTCGTCCGCTAGACTATACATAGTCAGGCTAACGAACGAGAGCGAAGGACCGCGGTGATGACCGGCACGACGACCACGACGAGGAGCGCGGAAGCGCCCCCCAGCATCCTGCGGCAGCCGAAGTCGGTCTGGGCCGTGGCGTTCGCGTGCGTCATCGCGTTCATGGGGATCGGCCTCGTCGACCCGATCCTGCCGGCGATCAGCGCCCAGCTCGGCGCCACGACGGCCCAGACGGAGCTGCTGTTCACCAGCTATCTGCTCGTCACCGGCCTCGCGATGTTCTTCACGAGCTTCGTCTCCAGCCGGCTCGGCGCCAAGCCCACGCTGCTCGTCGGTCTGGCCCTGATCGTGCTCTTCGCCGCGCTGGCCGGCGCGAGCGGCTCGGTGAACGAGGTCATCGGCTTCCGGGCGGGCTGGGGGCTCGGGAACGCGCTGTTCATCTCGACCGCGCTGGCCACGATCGTCGGCGCGGCGAGCGGCGGCGCCGACCGCGCGATCATCCTGTACGAGGCCGCGCTCGGCCTGGGCATCGCCATCGGCCCCCTGCTGGGTGGAGCGCTGGGCAGCATCAGCTGGCGGGGGCCGTTCTTCGGCACTGCAGTGCTGATGGGCGTCGGGCTGCTGGCCATCGTCGTGCTGCTGGGGAAGATCCCCGCGCCGACCACTCGGGTGCCGCTGTCCGCCACGTTCCGAGCGCTGCGGAACCCGGCGCTGCTGACCCTCGGGCTGACGGCGCTCTTCTACAACTTCGGCTTCTTCTCCCTCCTCGCCTACACGCCCTTCCCGCTCGAGACCGCGGCGAAGAGCGCCGGCTACGCCGACTTCGGCGCGCACGAGCTCGGCCTGATCTTCTGCGGCTGGGGGCTGTGCGTGGCCATCACCTCGGTCTTCGTCGCGCCGCGGCTGACGGCCCGTCTCGGGCGGCAGCGGACCCTCTACGCGATGCTCGTGCTGCTGGCCCTCGACCTGGCCGCGATGGCCGTGCTCGTGGACCGGCTCTGGGTGCTGGTCGGCTGCACCATCGGGGGCGGCCTCTTCCTCGGCGTGATGAACACGGTGCTGACGGAGTCGGCCATGGAGGCCACGGAGCTGCCCCGCGCCGTCGCCTCGTCGACCTACTCCGGCATCCGCTTCGTCGGAGGCGCCATCGCCCCGGCCCTGGCCGGCGTGCTGGCCGCGGCCATCAGCCCGGCCGCTCCGTACGTGGTCGGCGCGGCTGCGCTCGTCGTCGCGATCGGCGTCCTGCTGGTCGGTCGGCAGCACCTGGCGCACCTCGACGCCCACCCCGAGCCGGAGCCGGTGGACGAGCAGGCGGCCGTCCTCACCGCCGCCGACAGCTGAGCGGCCCGCGGATCGTCGTACCCCTGGGGAGCGCTAGTCGCGGAACGCGGTGACCACCGCGGCCATGTCGTCGGCACCGTGCCCCTGCGCGGCGGCGGCGTCGAAGCAGGCCACGACCGCCTCGGTCAGCGTCGTCCGGGTCCCGGACTGCTCCTCGACGGCCCGGATCAGCCCCAGGTCCTTGCGGACCCCGTCGAGCGCGAACGACGCCGGGTACGCGTCCTTCAGCATCATCGCGCCCTTCAGGTGCACGTACGGCGAGTCGCTCGCACCCCCGTCGAGGGCGTCCAGGAACAGCTGCGGGTCGAGCCCGAGCTGCGTGGCCAGCCCGACGGACTGACCCACCGCGGCGGTCAGGGTCCCGACGAACGCGTTGCAGACGAGCTTGAGCGCCGACCCGCGGCCGGGCTCGGTGCCAACCCAGATGGTCTTCGACCCCATGGCCTCGAACGCGGGGGCCACCCGCTCGCGCAGCTCCTTGGCGCCCGACGCCAGGAAGACCAGCGCGCCCTGCTCCGCCGGCTGCTTCGTCCCCAGCACCGGGGCGTCGACGAACGGGGCGCCGAAGCGGCTCGCCAGGTCGGCGACACGTTCCGTCCCCTCCGGCCCGATGGTGCTGCACTGCACCCAGACCGCCCCGTTCCCGGTCGCGGGGAGCGCCTCGGCCATGACCTCGAGCACGGCCTCGGTGTCGAAGAGCATCACCAGCACGACGTCGGCATCGGCGACCGCCTCGGCCGCGGTCGCGTACACCCGGGCGCCGTCGTCGGCCAGCGGTTCCGCCTTGTCGCGGGTGCGGTTCCACGCGTTCACCTCGATGTCGGCCCGCCGCAGCGACCGCACCATCCCCGCACCCATGACACCCGTCCCCAGGACCGCTGCTCGCATGCTCGTCATCCTTCCAGGGCTCCGGGGGCGACGGATGTGGGCTTCGGGCTGCGAAGGGCTCAGGGATCTCTTAGGGTTCCTATGCGCGGGGGCGACGGGCTCCCGCCTCAGCTCGAGGAGCCCCGTGTCCGATCTCGTGTCCGTCGCTGACGCCGCCGTCGTCCAGCGCCGCCGCTTCCTGCGCGGAGGGGCCCTGGCGGCTGCCGCCGCTGGAGGCGCCGTGCTGGCGACCGCCTCGTCCGCGGTCCCCGCCTCTGCCGCGACCGGGGACGACCTCAAGCTCGGCGCGCTCAACGACGCGGGCACGGCCACGACCGGCCTGAGCACCAGCGGCGAGAAGGTCGCGGCGCTCCAGCTGACCAACGCCAACGGCGCCACGTTGCGGCTGACCTCGTACGGCGAAGAGGTCGGCGACCTCGACCTGCCGATCGGGTCGATCGTCAACAGCGACTACGGCCCCTACATCAGCGTCTCGGACGGGGAGGGCGGCACGTACCTCAGCTATCTCGCCACCGCGGACGACGTCACGGCCCTGACGACGACCGCACCTGTCCAGCCGCGCCGGATCTGGGACTCGAAGGCCAAGAAGGGCACCGTCGTCGGCAAGTCGTCGTCCAAGGCGATCGACTCCAAGGGTCGGCTGGTGAAGGGCGAGTGGGTCGACCTCCGGGTCGCCGGGACGAACGAGGAGACCTCGCCGGTCGCGGCGTTCCTGACCCTGGCCAGCAGCGGGTCGAGCAAGGACGGCTTCTTCAGCGCCTACCTCCCCGGGGACCGGCCGACCGGGACGGTCTCGGCCTTCTTCCTCAAGGGCAAGACGATGTCCGGGACGGCGTACGCGGCGCTGGGGGTCGACGGCACGTCCTTCACGGTGCGCGTCTACGCGTCCCAGACGACGTACGTCACCGTCGACCTGAGCGGGCTGACGAGCTACGGCTTCCCCGGGCCCGACTACACCGGGGCGGCAGACGTGCGTCGGTCCGGTTCCTCGGCCCGTCGGGCTGCCGTCCGCAAGGCGCGCCGGGCCCGATGACCTGAGCCGGTCGCTGCCCCGGTCCTCGGACCAGGTCCGGGGCGGCGATCTGGCCAAATGTCAGCGCGGCACTCAGGTCTCTCTTATCGTTCGGGACGCGAGATATCCGCCCTCGCTTCCCCCGAACCCCCAGGAGCACTAATGTCCGACGTCCTCTCCGCCGCCGACGAAGCCGTCCTCCAGCGCCGCGGCTTCCTCCGAGGTGGAGCCCTGCTGGCGGCGGCAGCCGGTGGCGCTGTCGCGGCGAGCGCCACCAGTGCGCTCCCGGCCAGCGCAGCACCGTTGCCCTTCGGCGGGGCGTCGATCACGATCCCCGTCCCGCCGCAGCGGCTGCTCGACACGCGGAGCGCCGAGGGCCTGAAGGCCATCGTGGCGTCCTCCAAGGGGGCGCTGGACTCCAAGAACCGCCTCAAGGGGGGTGCCTGGATCGACGTGGCCGTCGCGACGACCGCCGAGGACCCGGAGCTGGACCTCGTCGCGGTGTTCGTCAACCTCAAGAGCCTCGCCTCGACCAAGGGCGGCTCGCTCGTGGTGAGCGAACCGGGCGAGAAGCCGACGGGCACGACGGTCACCTACCGCAAGGATGAGACGACCACGAACAGCGCGTTCGTCGGGCTCGGGACCACCGGCGACAGCTACACGGTCCGGATCTTCGCGACCTCCACCAGCCACGTCACGCTCGACCTGACCGGTGGCGAGCTCTTCTTCGACTCCTCCGTGCCCGTCATCGACGGGCGGAGCGCCAAGCGGACGAGCGCGACCCGCCTGCAGAAGGCGGTTCAGGCCGTCGAGCGCTGACCGAGCGCCCTGGTCTCGGGGCAGGCTCCGTCTCGGCTGCGACCAGCCGGGGCGGAGCACGTCCGGTCCTTCGACCGTCGCGCCACACTGGTGGCGTGGCCGTGCCGGAGGACAAGACCTGCGCGAGCTGCGGCCGTCGGATCGAGTGGCGGCAGAAGTGGGCCAAGAACTGGGACGACGTGCGCTACTGCAGCGACGCCTGCCGCCGTCGCAAGCTCACCTCGGTGGACGTCCGGCTGGAGGAGCTGCTCCGTGTGCTCGTCCGCAAGGGCGGCCGGCAGGGCGTCGACCCCGACGACGCCGCCCGCTGC contains these protein-coding regions:
- a CDS encoding DUF2256 domain-containing protein, whose product is MAVPEDKTCASCGRRIEWRQKWAKNWDDVRYCSDACRRRKLTSVDVRLEELLRVLVRKGGRQGVDPDDAARCVDPQAWQALHEPARRAARRLVAAEVAVMVQNGRVVDPSTAKGAVRIRPA
- a CDS encoding PPOX class F420-dependent oxidoreductase, producing MTAPTLSPLPDALLTLLRGTAPCFVATVMPDGSPQLTETWVDTDGEHVVINTVEGFQKVRNLRRDPRVSLNVCDPTDVSRYYEVRGHVVDITAEGGWEHIEQLSQRYTGGPYQNYGGRPSVRLIVTIAVDKVRSPY
- a CDS encoding NAD(P)-dependent oxidoreductase, with the protein product MRAAVLGTGVMGAGMVRSLRRADIEVNAWNRTRDKAEPLADDGARVYATAAEAVADADVVLVMLFDTEAVLEVMAEALPATGNGAVWVQCSTIGPEGTERVADLASRFGAPFVDAPVLGTKQPAEQGALVFLASGAKELRERVAPAFEAMGSKTIWVGTEPGRGSALKLVCNAFVGTLTAAVGQSVGLATQLGLDPQLFLDALDGGASDSPYVHLKGAMMLKDAYPASFALDGVRKDLGLIRAVEEQSGTRTTLTEAVVACFDAAAAQGHGADDMAAVVTAFRD
- a CDS encoding MFS transporter encodes the protein MLRQPKSVWAVAFACVIAFMGIGLVDPILPAISAQLGATTAQTELLFTSYLLVTGLAMFFTSFVSSRLGAKPTLLVGLALIVLFAALAGASGSVNEVIGFRAGWGLGNALFISTALATIVGAASGGADRAIILYEAALGLGIAIGPLLGGALGSISWRGPFFGTAVLMGVGLLAIVVLLGKIPAPTTRVPLSATFRALRNPALLTLGLTALFYNFGFFSLLAYTPFPLETAAKSAGYADFGAHELGLIFCGWGLCVAITSVFVAPRLTARLGRQRTLYAMLVLLALDLAAMAVLVDRLWVLVGCTIGGGLFLGVMNTVLTESAMEATELPRAVASSTYSGIRFVGGAIAPALAGVLAAAISPAAPYVVGAAALVVAIGVLLVGRQHLAHLDAHPEPEPVDEQAAVLTAADS